The DNA sequence TTTCCCGGAGGACCGGGGCCAATTTGACAAGGCTATTGGAGGTCCTCCTGGACGGAATGGAGGAAAAGGCGAGGATCCTCCGGCGCATGAAGGCCATGACGGCCCAGGCCCGTCTTTCCGGCCTCTTGATGGGGAGCCTTCCCTTTTTCCTGGGGGCCGTTTTTTTCCTGATGGATCCGACCATGATGATGCCGCTTTTCACCGACAAGCTGGGGTGGGGCATTCTCCTGGCCGCTGTCCTGTTGGAATCTGCGGGTTTCCTTTGGATCCGCCAGCTGCTCCGGCTGGAGGTTTGAAATGGCATCGCTTTTAATGGTCCTTTGCGCCCTTTCCATCGGTTATGGGGGCTATGGGCTGGCTCGAACGGGCCTGGAGAGATTCGACCGGACGCGGAACGAGGCCCGGCTACGGACCGCCCGGACAACCCGTGTTCGCCGGGTCCCCTTGGCCTCGCTCCTGCCCGTCCTGGAAGGCTGGCTTTCCCGATGGGTGGACCTTCCCTTGTTGCGGGATCATCACCGATCCTTGGGAGATTGGATCCGCCGGTCCAGGAAGGCGGAATGGACAGCGACCCAGGTCATGGCCTACCAGGCCCTGGCCGCCTTCGGGGGTGGTTCCTTTTTTTATCTCCTATCCGATAGCGGGTTGCTGGCCACCCTGGCCTTTGGATTGGGAGCTTTTTATCCGTTCCTGTGGCTCCGGGAGAAAGCCCTGGCCCGGGAAAGGGCGGTGCTGATCGAACTTCCGAACGCCTTGGAGGTCCTTTCGCTCTGCTCGGAGGCCGGCCTTTCCTTGGAGCAGGGCATGGACCAATATGTCCGTCATGCCGGAACCGGTCCCTTGGCGACCGAGCTGGGCGAGATCCTGGAGCAGACCCGTGCGGGTTCGAGCCGAAAAGAGGCGATGGGATCGGCGGCCCTGAGGCTTTCCTTGACCGACTTTTCCCTTTTTACCTCCAGC is a window from the bacterium genome containing:
- a CDS encoding type II secretion system F family protein; amino-acid sequence: MASLLMVLCALSIGYGGYGLARTGLERFDRTRNEARLRTARTTRVRRVPLASLLPVLEGWLSRWVDLPLLRDHHRSLGDWIRRSRKAEWTATQVMAYQALAAFGGGSFFYLLSDSGLLATLAFGLGAFYPFLWLREKALARERAVLIELPNALEVLSLCSEAGLSLEQGMDQYVRHAGTGPLATELGEILEQTRAGSSRKEAMGSAALRLSLTDFSLFTSSVIHAERFGTGVAGTLRRLAGTLRDKQSQRAEKAVQEMPVKLLFPLVLFIMPVTFLIIFGPILLQFMRP